GCAAAGTCAGGACTAGTAAGAAAGGAGAAGTGCACAAGAAGGGCAAGAACATGGTAAGCTGTTTAAAATGTTTTAAGCCTGACATGAACATTCAATGGTTATTAAGACATTAATAATGGTATAACATTTCTCTCCAAAAGACACATCTGAAGTATACAGTACATTCAACACACAGTATGGTTGCTATAGATTGGAGGGGTATTATATGTATGGCCCTCTTTCTTGGACGTCACTATTCGGCCATGATAGCAGAATTATGGAATTCTTTTTCAAACAATAAATGCAAACAGTACGCCCTATGTTAACCGTCACACAAGATAAGAAACAAAAAGTTAAAGCACTTGCTCAACATTTCTGATGAAATTGCACTTCTTGCTTGGCCATCTAGTTACCACTCTCTTTTCTGGGTCCTAAGCCATGTGAAGCTGTTGGGTGACCACGTGAACCTGCTGGATGCCTGATGTGGTCCGCGTCTTAACCTCACGAGCCATCTGGCACCAGGCACAGACGTAGCAGCAACACACCAACCCGACGTCCACACAGGTCGAACCCTGAGAGGgggaagaaagaaggaaagatgGATAGAAAATGAAAGAAGAGGACAAGAACATGCCAAGAGGACAGAGTTAAAAGGAGGATAAGGATAGAGGTGGAGAGAAGAATAGGGCGTGTAGAAAAGTTcagggaagaaggagagagatacggttgtagTTAATACCATATTTAGCGTTATATTTAAAGGGGAATCAAGGCACTGACAACACTAAGAACAACAACATTTCCAAGCACACCAATGATATTTCTTAACGTCTCAAACGTCTGATAGTTTCCAACACCATTTCCCCTCAGAAGGGTAAATAAGAGGTGCTGTGGGTACCACCCCCACCTGCCCCTGCACCCTCTGTCCacacccacctcccctccccgCTTCCCCACCTCCATCTACGCTCTTTCCCAACCcatcccacccacccaccccgcCCTACCCTCTCCCAGGGCTCGTACTGTACCTGGATGCCATAGCGCTCTCTCATGGAGGAGCGCATGCAGCAGGAGACAGCCATAAAGGCACATGGGTCCAGCAGGGGCATACAGACACACCAGCCGTAGTGGGAGGCCGTCTGACACTGAAAACAGGGGAAGCACCAGGTGGCACAGCAACCTGGGGGGTGGCACAATTCAAGGTCATCATAGTATTATGTAATAAGTACGTAATACTTGATGATTCATATGCAGTGGATTACAACGTGAGGAAACAAACTTTTGTTCCGAGTGAAAATAGAGGTAAAACTATACAAAAAGATATGTAAATAAACTCATTTTCAAcacatgcagttgaagtcggaagtttacatacacttaggttgcagtcattaaaactcgtttttcaaacactccacaaatttcttgttaacaaactatagttttggcaagtcggttaggacatctactttgtgcatgacacaagttatttttccaacaattgtttacagacagattatttcacttataactcactgtatcacaattccagtgggtcagaagattacatacactaagttgactgtgccattaaacagcttggaaaattccagaaaattgtgtcatggctttagaagcttctgataggctaattgacatcatttgagtcaattggaggtgtacctgtggatgtatttcaaggcacaccttcaaactcggtgcctctttgcttgatatcatgggaaaatcaacagaaatcagccaagtcctcagattttattttttttagacctccacaagtctggttcaccttaggagcaatttccaaacgcctgaaggtaccacgttcatctgtacagtataaacaccatgggatcacgcagccgtcatcccAATCATGATGGAGACTCGTTCTGTcccctagagattaatgtactttggtgcgaaaagtgcaaatcaatctcagaacaacagcaaaggaccttgtgaggacgctggaggaaacaggtacaaaagtatctatatccacagtaaaatgagtcctatatcgacaaaacctgaaaggccgctcagcaaggaagaagacactgctccaaaactgccataaaaaagccagactacggtttgcaactgcacatggggacaaagattgtactttttggagaaatgtcctccaatctgataaaacaaaaatagaactgtttggccataatgaccatcgttatggttggaggaaaaagggggatgcttgcaagccaaagaacaccatcccaaccgtgaagcatgggggtggcagcatcatgttgtgggggtgctttgctgcaggagggactggtgcacttcacaaaatagatggcatcatgaggcaggaaaattatttggatatattgaagcaacatttcaagacatcagtcaggaagttaaagcttggttgcaaatgggtcttccaaatggacaatgaccccaagcatacttccaaagttgtggcaaaatgtcataaggacaacaaagtcaaggtattggagtggccatcacaaagccctgacctcaatcctatagaaaatgtgtgggcagaactgaaaaagcgtgttcgagcaaggaggcctacaaacctgactcagctacaccagctctgtcaggaggaatgggccaaaagtcacccaatttattgtggggagcttgtggaaggctacccgaaacgtttgacccaagttaaacattttgaaggcaatgctaccaaatactaattgagtatatacAAACTTCtgaccctgtcacgccctgaccatagtttgctttgtatgttcctgttactgtgtttctgtgttctgtgttcacgttacaggactgtttcgtcttcgttcattttgtcggtttattgtttttgttcgttgtttaaagtattctattaaaatggataatcatcacgctgcattttggtcctcctctctttcgcccgacgaagaacgttacagaatcacccaccaccaaaggaccaagcagcgtggtaacgggcagcagcagcagcagcagcagcagccgaaATCGCAGtactcctggacctgggaggagattctggacggcaagggaccctgggcacaggctggagaatatcgccgccctcgtgaagagctggaggcagctaaagccgagaggcggtggtatgaggaggcagcacgaaagcgcggctggaagccagagaggcagccccgaaaatgtattgggggggggggggggggcacacggggagtgtggctaagtcaggtaggagacctgagccaacttcccgtgcttaccgtggagagagatggtccgggcaggcaccgtgttatgcggagatACGCACGGTGTTtccagtacgtgtgcatagcccggtgcggtacatagcagcgcctcgtatcggccgggcatcgagccaggtgccatgaagccggctctactcatctggtctccagtgcgtctcctcgggccggggtacatggtaCCAGCCCTatgcacggtgtccccggttcgccagcacagcccagtgcggcctattccacctcgccgcactggcatggctacggggagcattcagccaggtagggttgggcaggctcggtgctcgagacctgcagtgcgcctccacggtccggtctatccggtgtctcctccacgtaccaggcctccagttccagcaccagcCACAAGACCcacagtgcgcctccagggtccagtatgccctgttcctcctccccgcactcgccctgaggtgcgtgttcccagcccggtaccaccagttccggcaccacgcaccaggcctacagtgcgcctcggctgtcctgagccgccagaggcgcccctcagtccagaggcgcccctcagtccccttggggggggggggggggggtcggggggggctactgtcacgccctgaccatagtttgctttatatgttcctgttactgtgtttctgtgttcacgttacgggactgtttcgtcttcgttcattttgttggtttattgtttttgtttgttgtttaaaGTATTCTATTAAAATGAATAATCATCACGcagcattttggtcctcctctctttcgcccgacgaagaacgttaaagacccactgagaatgtgatggatgaaagaaataaaagctgaaataaatcattctctctactattattctctacccaatttcatattcttaaaataaagtggtgatcctaactaacctaagacagggaatttgtactaggattaaatgtcaggaattgtgaaaaactgagttgaaatgtatttggctaaggtgtatttaaacttccgacatcaactgtatatattacctcatcTCAATTCCTTCTCTCGTTTCTCCCACTTCCTCCCACTtagcctctccctctttccctcagtCCCATCAGTCCCAACCATACCCCCACTAAGTGCTGGGTATGGTTGAGACAGAGTGAGTCAGATCTCAACTCTCCCTCTTTTCTTCACTCTCCAGCTCTCTAGAGAGCTCTCAACAACTACAGATCAATAACGGAAAACCATCAACCATCAACCgaacagtggtgggaaaagtttttaaaaatcaTACTTGTGAAGTAAAGATACCTAAATAGAAAAtgattcaagtaaaagtgagtcacccagtaaaaaaaaccgatttggttttaaatatacttaattatcaaaagcaaactcagcaaaaaaagaaacatccctttttcaggaccctgtctttcaaagataatttgtaaaaatccaaataacttcacagatcttcattgtaaagggtttaaacactgtttcccatgctttccCATGCAAAAAtgtatgaacatgcacctgtggaacggtcgttaagacactaacagcttacagacggtaggaaattaaggtcaccgttatgaaaacgtaggacactaaagagtcctttctactgactctgaaaaacaccagaaGAAcgtgcgtgaacgtgccttaggcatgctgcaaggaggcatgaggactgcagatgtggccagggcaatacattgcaatgtctgtactgtgagacgcctaagacagcactacagggagacaggacggacagctgatcatcctcgcagtggcagaccacgtataacaacacctgcacaggatcggtacatccgaacatcacacctgcgggacaggtacaggatggcaatgacaactgcctgagttacaccaggaatgcacaatccctccatcagtgctcagactgtccgcaataggctgagagaggctggactgagggcttgtaggcctgttgtaaggcaggtcctcaccagacctcACCggtaacaacgtcgcctatgggcacaaacccaccgttgctggaccagacaggactggcaaacagtgctcttcactgacaagtcgcggttttgtctcaccaggggtgatgctcggattcgcgtttatcgtcgaaggaatgagcgttacaccgaggcctgtactctggagcaggatcgatttgaaggtggagggtccgtcatggtctggggcggtgtgtcacagcatcatcggactaagcttgctgtcattgcaggcaatctcaacgctgtgcgttacagggaagacatcctcctccctcatgcggtaccctttctgcaggctcatcctgacatgaccctccagcatgacaatgccaccagccatactactcgttctgtgcgtgatttcctgtcatgtcagtgttctgccgtggccagcgaagagcccgaatctcaatcccattgagcacgtctgggacctgttggattggagggtgagggctagggccattccccccagaaatgtccgggaacttgcaggtgccttggtggaagagtggggtaacatctcacagcaagaactggcaaatctggtgcagtccatgaggaagagatgcactgcagtacttaatgcagctggtggccacaccagatactgactgttacttttgattttgatcccccctttgttcagggacacattattccatttctgttaggtacatgtctgtggaacttgttcagtttatgtctcagttgatgaatcttgttatgttcatacaaatatttacacatgttaagtttgctgaaaataaacgcagttgacagtgacaggacgtttcttcttttgctgagtttagatgtaattgctaaaatatacttcagtataaagtaaaaaaaaaaaaaactttttcaagttaaacat
This is a stretch of genomic DNA from Salvelinus alpinus chromosome 11, SLU_Salpinus.1, whole genome shotgun sequence. It encodes these proteins:
- the LOC139534537 gene encoding cornifelin homolog A-like, which codes for MAVQQQITTVTTTQSSGQWSTGLFDCCSDMGTCCCATWCFPCFQCQTASHYGWCVCMPLLDPCAFMAVSCCMRSSMRERYGIQGSTCVDVGLVCCCYVCAWCQMAREVKTRTTSGIQQVHVVTQQLHMA